GTAAACGGGGCCTGAGAGCCATATACCGCCACAGCCTCTTTTAATTGCTTCATCTCCTTAAAGCTCAAGGCCACATGTTGTCTCAGCACCTGTCCTGGATTGTTAGGATCAGGTACCTCTATAACCGGAGCAACTGTGTGCTGGGGGGCCAAAAACAGACACCTCCTCTTTTTCCTGAGCCCTCTTCGGCCTCCCTGCCATCTGTCAGTTCCCAACGGGACTCCCTCCTTCCCCAATCCTCATTAAAAACAAGTGGGGCTGATGGCACACATAAGGAATCCTTCGCCTTACAGCGCTTCAGCCTTTTCCGAAGTACCTTAATTTCCTGCATTAACTGTGCTTCCTCATCAGATAAACTATTCTCTGCACTAGAGTTGAGGCTGCCTTCCCCATTTTCTGACTCGGAGGTTATTGTTACCTGGTTTTGTGCCCGAAAGCGGGCAGACTTTGGCGCTAGCCTTAGTCCCGCACCAGATTCCAAAAGTTCCACCTGGCACCTCTGACATTTCCTTTTGGTTCCTATGTGACTCTGCTGATCCTATGGACCGGCGAGTCTCTTCCTCCTGTATTTCTACAAGTATCTCTTTAGCCGCGATGACCTCTGTTCTCACTTTCACTTTATCAGTAAGTAGGGCATCGCGAACCAGGCGCCATAGCGAAAAGGTAGATATAGGGACGCTATCGGCACCCTCCTTTTGCAGCCGTTTCTGCAAATTTGTTTTTACCTGTTTCCAATCGGAGATGTTCAAAACTCCACCTGTTAAAAACCATGGGCTTGCTGCGGCTATATTCTTAATAAAACCTTCTATAGTTCTCTCTTTGACCGCGGTTCCTTGTTTCTCTAACAATTTAGCTATCTGACATATCAGGTCTCTCTTACTGCTTGTGGATCCCATTTTTCCCCAATCCGTCCTTACAGGCCTAGGACGACCCCTTCCACTACCCCTTCTTTCTCAGATCTCGGTGGGAACCTCCACTTTGCCGCGCCAGGACGGCAACTGTCGTTCTTCTGAGCGAGAGACTTCGAGATTAACACGcaacacaacttcaggttctgcagacaagccatttattccactttctcacaagtatatatatccctcagcaggggaggccagatcagcaatagcaggaagctcatcaccttaactcaatggcttaggggtaaacatccttagaaacattgctggaaacaacagattgttcctgtttttgttcctgttttcagcTAACctcaagagtgcaaaacagatcaagtgggggtgcaaaggcctgtcctctagggacCCAACAGTGTATgcctgtataccatgtgcatggcTGATGCCTGTGGATGCCAGAGCAGTGTCTCAGCTCCCTAGAACTAGGGTTATGGATGGGTGTAACTGCCATTGAGGGTGTTGAAAAtcaaacctagatcctctggggagcattcagtgttcttaacctctgaatcatCTCCCCAGTGCCACCACCTTTTCATGTCGTCCTTGACCCTAACTGGACAGGACCACCGCAGGGCAGCCTGCAGTCTGGCCCCAGACTGTAGACTACACTTGGCTctttctgtgagtgctgggatttgaatgcAAGCCCTTGTCCTTTGAGGGCAGCCTCTTTACCCTCTTTACATGTCCCAGCCCCTTGGACAGATGTGGTCATCGAGGCATGCACAGCACTTTCGTGTTTCAGATTCAAGGCCAGCTCAACATGACTAGTACTGACAGCACTGTCTGTCCCAAGTCCCAAGGCTGGAGAGGGAAGGCTGTCACACATTGTCGTTCCCCGAGTCCCTCTGTCAATGCTGGCTTCAGTGTCTCCAGGGATTTCTGAAGTGAGCAGGACCCAGGTGACCTGAGGGGTGGGTTTCATGTCATGCTCTGGTACTCATGAAAGCTCCCCTTCCCTTGACATGATGAAGTCAGTAGCAGTGGCAGGTGGACTCACACACggtggaagagaaccaactcccgcaAGTCATCTGTGCACTGtgacatatgcacacaaatatagtttcagaatttaaaaaatcCCACCCAGTGCCAGCTTTTCTGTGCGTGTCTGTTGTTTCTTCATCGTGTGTCACCCAGTTGGGTCAGTCCTGAAGACACGCAGGTCGCACCaacacatatggtgcacacaaACAACACAGGGTCACCCCGTCTGTTCGTGTGCTGCTCACGATGGATCTGTGAGTCGGGGCTGCAGAGTGAGGCTTTGTCTCCACGGCCTgtagagctggctcagaggttacagTGCTTactgttcttttagaggacccaggaCCACACGACCCTCACACCCTAACTCCGATGTCAGCGGAGCCAatgccatttttgttttttaaggtttaaatatatatttactcatatttaaatattaatatatatgatttttgagacagggttctctgtgtgatcctggctgtcctggaactaactctatagaccaggctggcttctacctcaaagatctgcctgtctctgcttcctgagtgctgggattaaagacataagccaccatgcccagtttaaaatgtgtgtgttttaattgtgtgtctgtgtgtgggtgttacGTGTGAATGCAGGTccctgaagaggtcagaggtgtcagaactcccggagctggagttataagagATCGTGAGCTACCTGACacgggttctgggaactgaactcaggtactcTTGCAAGAGCACCACAagcttctaactgctgagccatttattCAGCCCAGGGTTTGTTAGAAACTTGCTCAGATTGGAGATGGTTTGCCCTACACTTCTCATCCTCAGAAGtcatgggagggactggagagggggctcagtggttaagagcacatactgttcttgcagaggacctgattccgattcccagcacccactttggggagttcataaccacctgtggtcccagttccagaagattcagtgtttacttctggcctccatgggcatttgCACCTACAGGCATGAATCCATACATGCACATGGACCCACActacatataatttaaataaaattcaaagccaAAACACTAAAAGCTGGGTGTAGTACTGagggcttgtaatcccagtgctgggaagagcTAGCTAGCCcagcctacagaggccagagaccaTATCTCGAACTCAGGCATGCTGCTGctcatctttagtcccagcacttgggaggtagaaacaggaagatctctgttcaaggccagcctggtctggtgaGACTgttgagagagagggggagatgggagagaagaATGACACTgaggttgccctttgacctccacaggggACAGGTCTTCCATGCAAACACGAATGCTCAACAGAcgtgtgtgtgagcgtgcgcACACACAGTGACCTGATTGGATCGACATCGGATTCCTATATTCCTATAGGATGCTAAGTATTGGATGTGATCCagatctgccccccccccacttggGTCCTGTCCCCTTAAGACAGAGAAATGTAGCAGTTGCTTTTCCAACAGAGTAAAGGAAGCTGGCTCAATTTCAGAGTTGGgcaatatgagaaaaaaaaaaaatcctcacttCATATTAAGAGTGCTGGATGAGTGGCTGGAAAGATCGCTAaacgattaagagcactggctgctgttccaggggtcctaagttcaatttccaggaaccacatggtggctcacaaccatccataatgagatctggtgtcctcttctgcatatgcatatatgcagagagaacattgtatacataattaataaataaatcttaaaaaaaataaaagagtgctGGATGAGCCGAACAgtagtgacgcacgcctttaaccccagcactcgggaggcagaggcaggcggatctcggatctctgagttcgaggccaacctgttctaaaaagtgagttccaggacagctaggtctataacacagagacaccctgttttGTAAAAGAGGGGCCTATTGCTTCCTGATGGTCTGTGATTCGCTGGCGAGCTCGATTTTCATAAAATGGACCATAATGATTTATTACAGAATGGAAAGGATCTTGGCTGAGGATAGAAACGGCTGGGTCAGAGCTCGGGAGGCAGACTGCCAGGGCTGGAAACTAGCCGGTCTGTCCGACGGAAGCGCCCACCTGGCATGTCATCAAGCCAGGCTCGGGGAAAGCCCCAGGcgaaaggagaaagcaaaggcTGGGGCTTGACTACGGAGCGCTCAGAGGAGAAACGCGCACTGGGGAGCTGTGACGAGCAAGCGGAACGCAGTGACCGGGGAGCGTTGCGCGTGGGTCCGAAGCTGACGACGGCCCTTCCGGTCCTGCCAGCCAACGCTTCCCGAGCGTGACCGGCGGCCTCAGGCCTGTCTGGGTCAGAGATTCTacccaaaataagaaaaaaggtcAAACAACAAAAGTACAACTTTAAAAGATGCTCTCtcatttaaagaacaaaaaaaaccaaaacaaaacaaaacgattTATCTTTGAACAAGGCAGACGCAGCGCCGGGGCTTGAAACAAAACTTTACTTCCGTCCGAAGCCCAGCAGGGCGGACCTCGGAGGGGAAGGGATGAACGCCCAAAGGCAAGCCCCCTTACAGGCACTTCCGCCCTTTTCCAAGATGGCGCAGACGGAAGGGGCCAATCACCGCCCGCTGGCGACGTCGCGGCTGGAGTTGAACCTCGTGCGGTTGCTGTGTCGCTGCGAGTCGATGGCGGCAGAAAAGCGGGAGCCGAACGAGTGGCGTCTGGAGAAGGTGAGGGACTCCCACGCTCCCGCAGAGGCCTCGAACCCTAGAGGCCGACGAGCCGTCTCACTGGCCACGCCCCTTCCGGTTGAGTGCTGCACTTCAAGTGCGGCTCCGCCCCTTGGCGCGCAGGTCCTAGCCGCCCAGGTTGCTCTCCCTGATCTCACCCGGTCTTGCACAGGCCACTCCCTCTGTGCCACGTCATGACTATATGCCCCTCCTCCGGCCCGTAATCCCGCCCCTCGTGGCCCCGCCCCCTTGGGCCCACCCCTTTCTCTTGCAAGCAGACCTTGGGGTCCTGGCCTGGCTGACAcactcccttccctcccagtATGTGGGTGCCCTGGAAGACATGCTGCAGGCCCTGAAAATCCAAGCCAGGTGAGTGTGCGGCACCGAGACCCTCCCCGATGCTGCGACAGTGGCAGGTTGACTTCCTCTTGCTGCCTTTCAGCAAACCTGCATCCGAAGTCATCAGCGAGTACTCGCGCAAGGTGGACTTCCTGAAGGGCATGCTGCAGGCTGAGAAGCTGGTGAGCCCGTCCTCCCACCCCTCAGGTCTTACGGCCCCCAAGGACTGGACACAGCCTCCAGTTATTTATCCTCCCCCTTCCCACGTTCCCTCAGACCTCCTCCTCCGAGAAGGCTCTAGCTAACCAGTTCCTGGCCCCTGGCCGCGTGCCCACCACAGCCAGGGAGCGGGTGCCTGCCACCAAGACCGTGCATTTGCAGTCCCGGGCACGTTACACCAGTGAGATGCGGAGTGAGCTGCTGGGCACGGTAGGATTCCCTCCCTTGTCCTTGGGACCATCTTCGGGACAGCAACAGAGTAGTCTGTACAGGGACAGAGAGCGAACCTAGTACCAGAAACCCTGGAGGGCCCACAGACAAGGCTTCCTCAGAGAAGGTGCTCAAGACATTGCTAAAGGAATATGAATTGGTtcatgggaaaaataaaacacgGTGGTGacactggcctttaatcccagcacttgggaggcagaggcaggcatattgctgtgagtttgaggccagcctggtctacagatcaagttccaggacagccagggctacacagtaaaaacctgtctccaaaaaaaaggGGAAGGAGCATGTCTGTTTAAGCCCCAGAGTTGGCCCCATCAGAATTTGGGTCAGTTTCTTTACAATACCTCAGAGCACTTCACATGGGTCATCCCAAGGTAGAGAGATTTAGGGACAACACCAAAATGCATGGCCTcatgcctctccctctccccacaggAGCCGTCTGGGGGTGAGTCATGCCGAGGACTGACTGTCCCTGCTGCCCACACTCCTCATGCCTGCCTGCTTTGATTTCCCCAGCCCTGGAAGCAGGCCACCCAGGGTCAACTGAGTAATGCCTGGGGCGGGGGGCTGAGGAAGAGAAGGCGTCCCCAGGCCTGGCACCTTGGGGATAGGACAGGTGTCCTAAAAGTCACTCTACCTAGGACTTTCAAGTATGGTGAGACTAGGGGACAGTAGTTCATAGGCCCAACAGCATTCTGGGTAGCAGAGTTGGCACAGGGCAAGGGCAAGAGTTGGAGACAGGAAACCAACCTTCATCCTTGGCCTCTTTTGCTTCCAGAGCTTGAGATGGCGCTGGGTACGAGGAAGCGCATGTGAGTGTCTTAGCCGCTGAGAGCTGGGGAGGGGCGCTGGGTGAAGCTGGGGCCTTTGAGGCGCTGCGTGTCTTAGCCGctgagagctggggaagggggcGCTGGGTGAAGCTGCTCCAtggacccactgcccactggtAGTCCTTTCTGGGTTGTAAAAAAGCAGGGGAAACTGAGTCCCGGGCAGCACTGAGGGATCCTTGGGaaggcaccatgtgggtgtctATATCTCTCCCTGTCACTCCTGGGTACCCACTACATGTGGGGTCGGCAGAGCAAAGGGACCCAGACCTGCAGATGAGAAGCATTCAGCGTCTGAGCTCGACCTCGTCCTCCAGAGGCACCAGGGCCTCCAGGAAAAGCTGGCAGAGGAAATGCTAGGCCTGGCACGCAGCCTCAAGACCAACACACTGGCCGCCCAGAGTGTCATCAAGAAGGACAATCAGGTATGGGAACACGGCAGCTCTGCCTTGGGGCACTGAGGAAGGTCTGCAGAAGAGGGATGAAATTGGGACCAGTGTCGGTGTTTGTAGGCTCAGCAGGAGTTTGGTAAAGCCCAAGGAGGGGTGGCTGAGGTATACCCCGCAGAGGGCACAGCATCATCTAGGACTAGAAGCACAAACCACGCAGGAGGCAGTGGTCACACTTGGTGGTCCCCGCTCCTCCCACAGACCCTGTCACACTCTCTGAAGATGGCCGACCAGAACCTGGAGAAGCTGAAGATGGAATCGGAGCGCCTGGAGCAGCATGCACAGAAGTCAGTGAACTGGCTGCTGTGGGCCATGCTCATTGTCGTGTGCTTCGTCTTCATCAGCATGATCCTGTTCATCCGCATCATGCCCCGGCTGAAATAAAGCCCACCGCCAGCTGAAGTCGGCTAACATAGTGGAACCCTGATTCTATTCCCCACAAATAGCAAAAGGCTTGTTAGCCACTTCAGCTGGTACAGACACTTGCCACAgggcctgacaacccgagttccaCTCCAGAGCACACACTGCAGAAGGGGAGCACACACAAAGTGCAGTAAGAATTGGGGGAAAAGGCCAATcggaacttttttgtttgtttgtttgtttcaagacaagctttctctgtgtaacactcctagctgtcctggaactatctctgcagtccaggctggcctcgaacccagagatccacctgcctctgcctcctgagtgctgggattaaaggtgtgcgccaccactgcctggctatcaaAAACTATTTAATagtaaatatatttaatgtagctccagctccaggaacctGCAGCTCTGGCCTTTCAGCAGCTGCACGCATGTGGCATGCACACGTGATTAACATAAAAGTCCAAACGTTTTTTAGGGATGCGGCAATGACTCATTGTTAAAGTGCTTGTTGCCCAAGTGTGCAGACGAAGATTCGAATCCTCAGTACCCCATCGTAGGGTGCCAGGGCTGGGATGCATGAGGCTGTGATCCCAGTGCTAGGAGTAGTGACAAGCACATCTACCTGGGAGCTCGCTGACCAGCCAAAGCCAAAACGGGGAGCATCAGTATCAAATAagatggggagacagaggaagacgcTCAATAACCTGAGCTGGCCTCTGCTTACACACAGAAtcacaaaggttttttttttttttataagtacaATTACCAAAAAAACTAAGTCAAGCTGGAAAAACTAcccatttttttccccaacaaaTAGATTTGGGAAGGTGAATAGGTCTAGACAGTTCCACTAGAAGGCAGACTCAAACCCGGGCGTCAACATTTCACAGGCCCCACCCACCGCGCTTAGCCCCGCCCCGGCAGCAGGACGCCCTGCATAGCGGCTCGGCAGGCAGTTCCTGCACAGCTGCGTTCCCGGCAGCAGGGCCAGGCGCGGATCCGCGGCTGTGGGACAGGTGACCCTGAGCGGGACGACCCGGATGATCGGCGGGCGGGCGGAGGCCGGGGATTCCGCGGGGACGTGATCGTGGGCTGAGGCGGTGGGCGCAGCGGTCGGGGTTGCGCCCTTCCGGCTTCAGAATCGGGGCGGGTCAGCACTGCGCTGCCAGCCAACCGCGTGCCTTCATGCAGACGGAGGCGGGGTGACGCCACGGCGCCTCTCCAGCGCCCCCTTCCGGGGTGCGCGTCCTAAGGCGCGGAGTCTGGGTTGCGCGACCAGCGGACCGCGCTCGCGTATGCAAATACCCGCAGGCCCCGCCCCCAGGCGCGGTCCGCCGGGTCCTCTCGCCACCCGCAGGCTCCGGTCCAGGCGCTCAGGCCCCAACGCTGCCCGCATTTCGTTTCCCGTCGCCGGGGGGCGCCCGAGCGCCGCGACCTCGCGCATGCCAGTCCCGGAGCGCCCGCAACCCCGCCCGGCCGGCCACGAGCCCCGGGTGAGTGCCACACTCGGAGACCCTACGTGGGGGAGCCCCGCTTCCTGGCACCCCTTAACCACGATCCCCGCTGCTGCGCAGACGCTGGTGTCGCGAAGCCCAGTGTCTCGCGCTCGGCAAGCACAGTGCCAGCCCGCGCCCGGGGAGCTCCACAGGAGGCCCCGGAAGATCGTGTTTGCGGACGAGCTACGCCCCCGGGCCCCGCCGCACGCAGAGAAGCCTCCCAAAGTTCTGGGACCACGTCCCAACCCAGTACCTGACTATGAGCTGTGAGTACCCTACTGTGGCTCTTTGCTGTAAGGCCTTCTAGCCTAGGCTAACCTCAAAGTCATGAACCTTCTGCCCTAATCTCCTGAGTCACCACGCTCCTGCTTTTTAATGCCTCGGAATTAGGAAGGGTCAGGACTGAGTTAGGAAATGGGGGCATTTGAGCTGGGGTCCCACATGGGCAAAGAAAAGCCAGTTGCCATGATGGAGTggaaagacagatttttttccacTCGCGCACTGACTCCCTTCCAATCTGTAGTAAGTACCCGCCAGTGAGCAGCAGAAGGGACCGGAGCCGCTATGCCGCCGTGTTCCAGGACCAGTACGGAGAATTCTTGGAGCTCCAGCGCGAGGTGGGGGCCACGCAGGCCAAGCTCCGGCAGCTGGAGGCCCTGCTGATGTCACTGCCCCCACCCCGAAGCCAGGTCGGCCCCGGGGCCTCTAGTGTCCTCAGCTCCCTGCGACTGTGCTTTCTCTACCGGGTGGGCACTGCTATCAAGGCCATGTCGGCCCTTTCCCACGCTTCTGAGCCCCTTCCCCACCTCGCCCTTTCAGGAGGAGGCTCATGTGGCAGCTCGAGTCTGGAGAGAGTTTGAGAAGAAGCGGGCGGTGAGTGGAGACTCCTGTGGCTGTCCAAGGCGGGGACTATGTAGTGAAAGTTGGCAtttataaagagctgaatgaaaaTCTTGAAGGCCTCGGGTCAGAATGCCAGGGGGACTTCCTCAACTCTTTCCCCCCAGGATCCTGGCTTCCTGGATAAGCAGGCTCGCTGTCACTACCTGAAGAGTAAACTGAGGCATATCAAGGCCCAGATCCGAAAATTTGATGACCAAGGGGACAGCGACAGTGAGGGCTCCGTGTACTTCTGAGTGTCCTGGAGATGGTGGTGGCTCTTTGTCCCATGGGGAATCACACTCTAATTCTTTCAGGGGAAGCAAGTCCTGCTGAGAATCCCAGAGAATAAACACGGGTTAGACACCTGCTGCGCGCAGCTGCCTGAGAGCAATTCCTTGATTTTAAGGGGTGGGGGGGACGAAAGGAAGTATCCAAGGTCACTGGTTTTGGGCAGCAATTGTGTCGGTTCCagtatgggggaggggggcatagGCAGATGAACATTTGGAGAGACTGCCCCAAACCAATCATTTCTGTAGGTGTGATGGAGGCATGCCTGGTGGGTGAGATCCAACCACCTGGGGCTTCCTGGGCGTCTGCAGGGGGTGCACCCCACATAGGTCCTCACTTTACCTGGCCTTGGTGGAGTCAGAATGGTGTTGGACAGACACAGGCTCTGTGTGTCATCTGAGACTAACCCCATCACAGGATAACAAAAGCCAGGCCAGGCGTCCAGTTCTGGCCACTAGGACAGTCAGTTACCCCTGGTCCTGGAAATGTGGCAAGTTCAAaaccagtgagtcccaggatgtCTTCCAACAGAGAGAGGCCTCATGTGTGGGGTTTTACAGGAAAAGTGGGCCTTGGGCATGCTAAGTGGGGATTTAGTGTCTGTCTCGACCACTCTGAAGTTGGACCCCTAACTCCCTGGTACTTTTtgttcaaattcagagatcctcctgcctctgcccctaatgggatgaaaggcgtgcaccaccaccactgggctacTCTCTGTGCCTAAGGCATGACGCACAGTTAAATTCACTTTTCAAAGCCTGTCCCTTGTCTTCTTTAGAAATGGTGATTTATGTTGAGAGAGGAAATTGAATCAAATTTACTGACCTAAAAAGGATAGgttgaagccaggtgtggtggtgcatgcctttaatcaggaagtagaggcaggcggatctgagttcgaggccagcctggtctacaaattgagttcggGGCAGCCAGGGCTAACCAGacaaaccctgtatcaaaaaaacaaaaaaataaaaacaaaaggtagTTTAAACTCTGAAAAACACCTAAGGGTTTCAGGTGTGACTTGGTCCAGAAAATGCAGACATCTTGGGAAAGCCTCTACCACAGGAGGTGCAACTTCTACCCCTCTGGAGCCTGCTGGATACAGGCCAAGCCCGGGGGttttccccagcaccacagaagaaAAGGTAGGCTGAGCAAGTAGGGGAATATCTTTATTATTGGCCATGATTTCATCTCACAGTGCCCATCATGGGCCATGTATCCAGGGGACCCCCCTGGCCCACAGTACCCCTGGCAAGCTGCAGTGGTCCTTCCAGAATACCAGGCCCACACCCATCATACCAAGGCCACCACCATACTGGCTCCAGACCTTCAGCCCCACTTTGACCAGGGGCTGCCAGGAGGACAAGACTGGGGCCTGGGGGAGCAAATTCTTTTTGGtttcatgtttaaaaaacaaaacagacaaatatttcagtcttttaaaaaaagaatcagtctCAGGAAAGAAGTCGGGGCCTTGACCCCAGGGTCCCTGCAAGGTCCAGCATCCGTGTGTCCTGGAAGGTACCCCACTAGCCCGAGCCATAGGGCCAGTTGAAGGTGCTCCCTGACAGCAGCATGTCCCGGATGAGCGTCTCAATGGGTGTCTTGCCAACCAGGCGCATGAAGAAAAGCTGCGAGATGAGGGATGCTGGCACAGCACGCAAGGCTGGCAGCCGCAGCAGCAAGCGCCCAAAGCGCTGAGGCTGAGATGGGTACTGGGCACGCACATACTCCGTGAGGGCCACCTGTGCCTTCTCCTGCAGGCTCTCCACATGGGCTGGGTCAGAAAGGCCACAGGCATCTGCAGTAAGCAGAGAGAACAAGTCACCTTTGACGAAGCAGGGCGAACAGGCCTATAGGGGAGAGGGGCACCGATGTGAGTGGAAGCCTGGGTCCAACTGACGCGTGGAGAACCCTGAGTAACCACGGAGGTTACTAAGGGAGCCCTGAGACTCAGCCCCGTCCTAAGGAAGGGGCACTACTGATCGCCTCACTTTGTGGGAGGTGCCTCTCCTAAGCCACGCCCACCTGGAGAGCAGGGCCAGGCCACCCATCCTTTAAATTGTTTTCCGGTGGGAATTCCGCAGTCcatcctgccctggaactctagGCACAGCCCACCGAACGGTGGGGACTACCAGCACTACACCACCAAGCACATTGATGAGGTCTGAAGGTCCTCTTAAAACCACTGCCTACATACATGactctctgcccttcctcaccATGGCAAAGGCATGCCATAGTGTAAGTGGCCCTTGAGGTGTGACTACCGGCAGAGCCtaactcctgcctgcctgggcAAGAGTGGTCTGAAATGAAGCTGAGGGCGTtatctctgtcctccacaggacGGGGTGTGGAACTGGGGGCAGAGTGGCCCTGTGGGGCTCCAGAACAGAGGCGGGAGCCCACAGGGCCGCCCTATGGGTGGCCTGGAGTCTGGCTATACAGTAGCTTTCAGAATGTCTGGATAAGTTGGGGGCAAGATGGGGCTTCATCAGGAGTAGGAAGCGCAACAGGGTCTTAAGCAGCTTGGAGAATGGCTTGGAGCTGTGTTAAGAGACTTGAGGTGAGGCCTGTGGCAGTGTTAGGTCTAAGCTGGGTTGGGCAGATTAGGGATGTCACCTGCATCAAAAGGGTGTGACCTGAGGCAGTGGAATGGCCCAGGCTGGTTAGAGTGTTACCCAAGAGGGAAGGCTATGTCCTGGGacctatagtgtgtgtgtgtggcctgccATCAGGGCAGAAGCCTGGGTCAGTTTAGGGCAAGGCCTGGGCTTGGCTGTCTGAGGCTGAGTTTGGGCAATATCTGGGCTAGGGGAGTGGCCTTTGGCTGGAAGGTGGCTTGGGTCTGTTTGGGAGCCCGGTCTGTGGCAGAGCAGGGCCTGCTTAGGAGGCGTGGAGGGGAACCATCAGCTTGGTGAAGCTAGGAGCCTGCGTGGGGC
The sequence above is a segment of the Chionomys nivalis chromosome 20, mChiNiv1.1, whole genome shotgun sequence genome. Coding sequences within it:
- the Use1 gene encoding vesicle transport protein USE1, giving the protein MNAQRQAPLQALPPFSKMAQTEGANHRPLATSRLELNLVRLLCRCESMAAEKREPNEWRLEKYVGALEDMLQALKIQASKPASEVISEYSRKVDFLKGMLQAEKLTSSSEKALANQFLAPGRVPTTARERVPATKTVHLQSRARYTSEMRSELLGTEPSGELEMALGTRKRIAKGPRPADEKHSASELDLVLQRHQGLQEKLAEEMLGLARSLKTNTLAAQSVIKKDNQTLSHSLKMADQNLEKLKMESERLEQHAQKSVNWLLWAMLIVVCFVFISMILFIRIMPRLK
- the Ocel1 gene encoding occludin/ELL domain-containing protein 1 isoform X1, with translation MQIPAGPAPRRGPPGPLATRRLRSRRSGPNAARISFPVAGGRPSAATSRMPVPERPQPRPAGHEPRVSATLGDPTWGSPASWHPLTTIPAAAQTLVSRSPVSRARQAQCQPAPGELHRRPRKIVFADELRPRAPPHAEKPPKVLGPRPNPVPDYELKYPPVSSRRDRSRYAAVFQDQYGEFLELQREVGATQAKLRQLEALLMSLPPPRSQEEAHVAARVWREFEKKRADPGFLDKQARCHYLKSKLRHIKAQIRKFDDQGDSDSEGSVYF
- the Ocel1 gene encoding occludin/ELL domain-containing protein 1 isoform X2, with translation MQIPAGPAPRRGPPGPLATRRLRSRRSGPNAARISFPVAGGRPSAATSRMPVPERPQPRPAGHEPRTLVSRSPVSRARQAQCQPAPGELHRRPRKIVFADELRPRAPPHAEKPPKVLGPRPNPVPDYELKYPPVSSRRDRSRYAAVFQDQYGEFLELQREVGATQAKLRQLEALLMSLPPPRSQEEAHVAARVWREFEKKRADPGFLDKQARCHYLKSKLRHIKAQIRKFDDQGDSDSEGSVYF